From Oryctolagus cuniculus chromosome 17, mOryCun1.1, whole genome shotgun sequence, a single genomic window includes:
- the LOC138846270 gene encoding LOW QUALITY PROTEIN: zinc finger protein 585A-like (The sequence of the model RefSeq protein was modified relative to this genomic sequence to represent the inferred CDS: inserted 1 base in 1 codon; substituted 1 base at 1 genomic stop codon): MITFEDLAVYFTWEEWQNMNQAQKILYRDVMLETYSSLFSLGHCMTKPDLILKLEQGAEPWMGEECLHHSLPVATKRDDLIRKNQKSQDKNLNQNVMKNNKTSTPKIIELRKTLRLSSNHIPKLSIKKRIYSGMKPEECNVCHNVYLHCGPVQLQTGEKFDATNVPGNALQICEALNQQHKNQTVQQSFEPIRKGKVFKRKNIFCQSERHFMVESKKSTANIGKTTQIEHDFHKNSNLSMHQQSPRREKVYEYSSSLEPVIDQSPLKINHRPHIGKKPYACKPCGKSFSYKFCRAINYGTHVVENSHVFNEHGEATYQKSHLINHQRIHSGEKPYECNDCGKYFGQKSHLIKHQIINTGNKLYECNNCGKAFGLKSHLINHQRIHMGEKPYECSDCGKAFHYKSILTKHQKIHTGDKPYECNDCGKAFGRKFHFINHQRIHTGEKPYECNDCGKAFRCKSVLTNHQRIHTGKKPYECNECGKAFGQKSHLITHQKIHTGVKPYECSDCGKAFRCKSALTKHQRIHTGDKPYECNDCGKAFMWKSCLILHQRIHIGEKPYECNDCGKACSQKSNLITHQKIHTGEKPYECNECGKAFGQKSHLITHQKIHTGVKPYECSDCGKAFMWKSCLILHQRIHTGEKPYECSDCDKAFGQKSHFINHQRIHTGEKPYECNECGKAFGQKSHLLRHQKIHTGEKPYECSDCGKAFGRKSHFINHQRIHTRDKPYECNDCGKSFMWKSHLILHQRIHMGEKPYECNDCGKAFGRKSQLITHQKIHTGEKPYECHECGKAFGKKAYLINHQRIHTGEKPYECNDCGKAFGKKSHLINHERIHTGEKPYECNDCGKAFRCKSALTKHXRIHTGKKPYECNDCGKALAXKSHFINHQRIHTGEKPYECNDCGKAFMWKSHLILHQRIHTGEKPYECNDCGKAFLKKSSLILHQRSNTEEKPYEYNDSGKPFGHKSSLISHQRIHTA; this comes from the exons ATGATaacatttgaagacctggctgtgtactttacctgggaggaatggcagaacatgaaccaagctcagaaaatcctgtacagggatgtgatgctggagacctacagcagcctgttctccttgg GGCACTGCatgaccaaacctgacttgatcttgaagttggagcaaggagcagagccctggatgggGGAAGAATGCTTACATCATAGCCTCCCAG ttgccacgaaaagggatgacctgattaGGAAAAACCAGAAAAGTCAGGACAAAAATCTGAACCAGAATGTTATGAAAAACAATAAGACATCAACTCCCAAGATcattgaattaagaaaaacacttcGTTTAAGTTCAAaccatattccaaaactgagtatcaaaaagagaatCTATTCAGGAATGAAACCTGAAGAATGCAATGTATGTCACAATGTGTATCTGCACTGTGGGCCTGTTCAACTACAAACTGGAGAAAAATTTGAtgctactaatgtgcctgggaatgctcTCCAGATCTGTGAGgctcttaatcaacagcacaaaAATCAGACTGTGCAACAGTCATTTGAACCAATCAGAAAAGGCAAagtcttcaaaaggaaaaatatattttgtcaatCTGAGAGGCATTTTATGGTAGAAAGTAAGAAGTCAACTGCCAAtattggcaagacaactcaaatagaaCATGATTTCCATAAAAATTCTAACCTCAGTATGCATCAACAAAGTCCCAGAAGAGAGAAAGTTTATGAATATAGTAGTTCTTTGGAACCTGTCATTGATCAATCACCtcttaaaataaatcatagaCCACATATAGGGAAGAAACCCTATGCATGTAAGCCTTGTGGAAAATCATTCAGTTATAAATTCTGCCGTGCAATTAATTACGGTACTCACGTAGTGGAAAACTCTCATGTGTTTAATGAACATGGAGAAGCCACTTACCAGAAGTCACatctcataaatcatcagagaattcactcaggtgagaaaccttatgaatgtaatgactgtggaaaatacTTTGGTcagaagtcacacctcataaaGCATCAGATAATTAACACAGGGAATAAACTTTATGAATGTAATaactgtggaaaagcttttggcctaaagtcacacctcataaatcaccagagaattcacatgggagagaaaccttatgaatgcagtgactgtggaaaagcctttcacTATAAATCAATcctcacaaagcatcagaaaattcacacaggggataagccttatgaatgtaatgactgtggaaaagcctttggccggaAGTTCcatttcataaatcatcagagaattcacacaggggagaaaccttatgaatgcaatgactgtggaaaagcctttcgcTGTAAATCAGTcctcacaaatcatcagagaattcacacagggaagaaaccttatgaatgcaatgagtgtggaaaagcctttggccagaagtcacacctcataacacatcagaaaattcacacaggggtgaaaccttatgaatgcagtgactgtggaaaagcctttcgcTGTAAATCGGccctcacaaagcatcagagaattcacacaggggataagccttatgaatgtaatgactgtggaaaagcctttatgtGGAAGTCTTgtctcatcctacatcagagaattcacattggggaaaaaccttatgaatgcaatgactgtggtaaAGCCTgtagccagaagtcaaacctcataactcatcagaaaattcacacaggagagaaaccttatgaatgcaatgagtgtggcaaagcttttggccagaagtcacacctcataactcatcagaaaattcacacaggggtgaaaccttatgaatgcagtgactgtggaaaagcctttatgtggaagtcatgtctcatcctacatcagagaattcacacgggggaaaaaccttatgaatgcagtgactgtgataaagcctttggccagaagtcacatttcataaatcatcagagaattcacacaggggagaaaccttatgaatgcaatgagtgtgggaaagcctttggccagaagtcacacCTCTTAaggcatcagaaaattcacacaggggagaaaccttatgaatgcagtgactgtggaaaagcctttggccggaAGTCCcatttcataaatcatcagagaattcacacacgggataagccttatgaatgtaatgactgtggaaaatcctttatgtggaagtcacatctcatcctacatcagagaattcacatgggggaaaaaccttatgaatgcaatgactgtggtaaAGCCTTTGGCCGGAAGTCACAGCTCAtaactcatcagaaaattcacacaggagagaaaccttatgaatgccatgagtgtgggaaagcctttggcaAGAAGGCatacctcataaatcatcagagaattcacacaggggagaaaccttatgaatgtaatgactgtggaaaagcctttgggaagaagtcacacctcataaatcacgaaagaattcacacaggagagaaaccttatgaatgtaatgactgtggaaaagcctttcgcTGTAAATCAGCCCTCACAAAGCAttagagaattcacacagggaagaaaccttatgaatgtaatgactgtggaaaagccttgg GGAAGTCCcatttcataaatcatcagagaattcacacaggggaaaagccttatgaatgtaatgactgtgggaaagcctttatgtggaagtcacatctcatcctacatcagagaattcacacgggggaaaaaccttatgaatgcaatgactgtggaaaagcctttcttAAGAAGTCATctctcatcctacatcagagaagTAATACAGAGGAGAAACCCTATGAATACAATGACAGTGGGAAACCATTTGGTCACAAATCAAGCCTCATaagtcatcagagaattcacacagcgTAG